The proteins below are encoded in one region of Candidatus Zixiibacteriota bacterium:
- a CDS encoding Sir2 family NAD-dependent protein deacetylase, with protein sequence MRLEEFAAKLEAARAVVFFTGAGISTESGVPDFRSPGGVWTRYQPVYFDEFLTSEAARIRHWKLKKESYELYRTVAPNVAHRAVREFERRGQLLGLITQNVDGLHSLSGISESRLVELHGTDRRIECLSCRKSFDPDAIYPGIVGEFKPPVCDRCGGFLKSATVSFGQPMPTEAMRRARAWSEAADVFVVVGSSLQVQPAASFPVIAKRNGALLAIVNRDETPLDGLADFIHRGAIGEFFENLMPRLSRR encoded by the coding sequence ATGCGCCTCGAGGAGTTCGCCGCGAAGCTGGAGGCGGCCCGCGCCGTGGTCTTCTTCACCGGCGCGGGAATCAGCACGGAGTCGGGTGTTCCCGATTTCCGCAGCCCCGGAGGAGTCTGGACCCGCTACCAGCCGGTCTATTTCGACGAGTTCCTCACGAGCGAGGCAGCGCGCATCCGCCACTGGAAGCTGAAAAAGGAAAGTTACGAGCTGTACAGGACCGTGGCGCCGAACGTGGCGCACCGCGCCGTGCGCGAGTTCGAGCGGCGCGGGCAGCTCCTCGGCCTGATCACGCAAAACGTCGACGGCCTGCACAGTCTTAGCGGGATTTCGGAATCCAGGCTCGTGGAGCTCCACGGCACGGACCGGCGGATCGAGTGCCTGAGCTGCCGCAAGAGCTTCGACCCCGACGCGATCTACCCGGGCATCGTCGGAGAGTTCAAGCCGCCGGTGTGCGACCGGTGCGGGGGATTCCTCAAGTCGGCCACCGTCTCCTTCGGACAACCGATGCCGACCGAGGCCATGCGCCGGGCCCGGGCGTGGAGCGAGGCGGCGGATGTTTTCGTCGTGGTCGGCTCCTCCCTCCAGGTCCAGCCGGCCGCGTCCTTCCCGGTCATCGCCAAGCGAAACGGCGCCCTGCTCGCCATCGTCAACCGCGACGAGACGCCTCTCGACGGTCTCGCCGATTTCATCCACCGCGGCGCGATCGGCGAGTTCTTCGAAAATCTCATGCCGCGGCTGTCCCGCCGCTGA
- a CDS encoding peptidylprolyl isomerase produces the protein MSVKFFGPLVGLGFFFALAAAPAAAAQAARNERVVKDGSVVSLEYTLTGTDGKLIETNKGKEPFRYTQGRQEMIPGLERELAGMKVGAEKKITVKPEDAYGPVHKEAFREVPKERIPPEALKVGAELTARGPQGQAMPVRVHEIREKTVVIDMNHPMAGKTLVFNVKILDIQDGPPPNKK, from the coding sequence ATGTCTGTAAAATTTTTCGGCCCGCTCGTCGGCCTGGGCTTTTTCTTCGCCCTCGCCGCCGCGCCGGCTGCAGCGGCCCAGGCGGCCAGGAACGAAAGAGTGGTGAAGGACGGCTCGGTCGTGAGCCTGGAATACACGCTCACCGGAACGGACGGCAAGCTGATCGAGACCAACAAGGGCAAGGAGCCGTTTCGGTACACCCAGGGGCGTCAGGAGATGATTCCAGGCCTCGAAAGGGAGCTGGCGGGGATGAAGGTCGGGGCCGAAAAGAAGATTACCGTCAAACCCGAGGATGCCTACGGCCCGGTTCACAAGGAAGCGTTCCGCGAAGTCCCCAAGGAGAGAATTCCGCCCGAAGCGTTGAAGGTGGGCGCGGAGCTCACCGCCCGGGGCCCGCAGGGCCAGGCGATGCCCGTCCGAGTCCATGAGATCCGCGAAAAGACCGTCGTCATCGATATGAACCATCCGATGGCCGGAAAAACCCTGGTCTTCAATGTAAAGATCCTCGACATCCAGGACGGTCCGCCGCCTAATAAGAAATAG
- a CDS encoding LLM class flavin-dependent oxidoreductase, which produces MNFCLHGSARTVGESIRRAQLAERLGYEAIFFADSHMNNVDCYQVMAMCAMHTKTIRLGTAVTNMVYRDPTIIANAFATLNEISGGRAIIGIGTGDGPVYSLGRTATRLADFEKGLAAIRDLLHDRGIEVPRTRERPGGGRVWLRAGKRPVPLYISAEGPRTLEVAGRTCDGVILGAGVDPSLLPWARARIAEGARRAGRDPEAIDLMPAGMICVDDDGERACRRVRARMANRAHHNFRFTYETVPEGALDGVKRFMESFDISKPIEERVDPELVTDYLLRRFAIAGTPAECAAQIRRLEEAGVRRVLLTPPNALYDETMEAWSRRVMPLCR; this is translated from the coding sequence ATGAACTTTTGCTTGCACGGCTCGGCCCGCACCGTCGGCGAATCGATACGTCGCGCCCAGCTCGCCGAACGGCTCGGCTACGAAGCCATCTTTTTCGCCGACAGCCACATGAACAACGTCGACTGTTATCAGGTCATGGCGATGTGCGCGATGCACACGAAAACCATTCGGCTCGGAACCGCGGTGACCAACATGGTCTACCGCGACCCCACGATCATCGCGAACGCCTTTGCGACGTTGAACGAGATTTCCGGGGGCCGCGCGATCATCGGCATCGGAACCGGGGACGGGCCGGTATACAGCCTGGGCCGGACCGCGACCCGTCTGGCCGATTTCGAGAAGGGCCTCGCGGCGATACGCGATCTGCTCCATGACCGAGGCATCGAAGTGCCCAGGACCAGGGAGCGGCCCGGCGGGGGGCGCGTCTGGCTGCGAGCGGGCAAACGCCCCGTCCCGCTTTACATCTCCGCGGAAGGGCCCCGGACGCTCGAGGTCGCGGGACGCACCTGCGACGGCGTGATCCTAGGCGCGGGAGTCGATCCGTCGCTTCTGCCGTGGGCCCGTGCCCGAATCGCGGAGGGCGCCCGCAGGGCCGGGCGGGATCCCGAGGCGATCGATCTGATGCCCGCCGGCATGATCTGCGTCGACGACGACGGCGAGCGAGCGTGCCGACGCGTGCGCGCCCGGATGGCCAACCGGGCGCACCACAACTTCCGCTTCACCTACGAGACCGTTCCGGAAGGCGCGCTCGACGGGGTCAAACGCTTCATGGAAAGTTTCGACATCTCGAAGCCGATCGAGGAGCGCGTCGATCCCGAGCTGGTGACCGATTATCTGCTGCGGCGTTTCGCGATCGCCGGCACGCCCGCGGAATGCGCCGCGCAAATCCGGCGCCTCGAGGAAGCCGGGGTCCGGCGCGTGCTGCTCACGCCTCCCAACGCCCTCTACGACGAGACGATGGAGGCCTGGAGTCGCCGCGTGATGCCGCTTTGCCGCTAG